Below is a genomic region from Medicago truncatula cultivar Jemalong A17 chromosome 3, MtrunA17r5.0-ANR, whole genome shotgun sequence.
ATGCTATTATGTATACTGTTATTTATTCATAGTTATATACATacacaaaatttcaaaaactacTAATTGGCAATGGGATTACATTGCTAAGTAACTATATTCCCTCCctgattttctcttttttaaatttactttaaaagataCTATATGTTTGCTGAACAATTGACGCCAATCGGTCCATATCAATTCAGACTCATTGTATGGACAAATTTGACATATTTACTAGTATTTGTGAACTGATACTACATATTCTTACCGTttgattttggtgttgtttCACTAAGCTCAAGTAATTGTGAATTTGACATTTGTTTGACTTGTACTTGTACTTTGGAAGCATCATAATCAGTGCTATTGCGATTGCTGAGTATAAGATCAGTTTGATTATGATGCGAGTGTGATGAAGTTGGCAATGGTAATAATGATACGGTTGCAGCTGGTGCTGGGGCAAGTTCGTCTTCAACCACTGACTTGGCTGGCAGTGGTGCTGTTCTTATGATGTTACTCTGTGTGTGCCCGATCATTCTTCTTACCTTCATTGTCTCTGTAATATTTCCTGCAAAGTTGGAAATAAAGATTAATTGTACACAAGCCTAATTAAGGtgcaaattaaatatatcaattttggtTAATAAGAAGTGTTAGAACTAAGTTAGAAGATTGGTTTGTTACCATTTAATTCAAGGTCGGCTTTCGAATTCTCTGACAAGAGAATAAGTGTTGGTGTGATTAATGTAAGGAAAGCCCAGAAGACAAATGTTGGAATTAGAGTTCTTTCTCTCATCATCATATCACAGGAGATTAAACTATAACAATTAATATCATGCACCTCCTAAGTACATAACTTTTTGGGGGCGAGGGATAGGCAGACGCAGAGAAGAGGAAAGGCGTGGAATATGATGTTTTTTGTGCTCAAATTCAAGAGATTAGTTGGCCATGTTTAAACACAACTACTATCAAGAATCAAGATATATAGAATAATAGCAACTGCTACTacttgagtgttttttattataatataaactaGAGTCAAGTTTTGACAACCAAacatttgatttggtttatcGATCGGTTGTTGGATGGTTGTTATATATAGCCATTCGTGTTTGTTTGATCTGGCTAGCTTGCTGTGTATATATACATTATTTACTAAGAAGTCAGATTATGTGGTGGCAATATAGGCTGACATGAAACACTACACATAAACATTGATAATTTGAGTAAGAAAAGATAAGTatcgataataatttaagacaaATAGAAGTGATCAAATGCAACTAAATATGTCAAACATTAAACAAGTTTTTAGTTTAAAGTGTGAGAACTCCATAGATATCATTTCAGACTTGTTCTATTTATtcttttggtcaagtagtctagtggctagagctcacacaatttaattgtggagaagtggagtgtctggggttcgaatcccggctcctgcatataatatgcaatatccctaccaactgagctaagctcacggggatgttCTATTTATTCTACTAATGATTATCTGTGACAATACTCACACCCTTTCTTATTGATGTTTATTTTCCAACACCTAAACCATGCTGCAGTATTTTAATAATCACCAAATTtctctttctttaaaaaacaaaaaaaaaaactcttagtTCTCATTACCGTTCATTAGAAGGTTCCTATAAGTCATAAACAAAGCATTTAATTAGGTCAAAAGggctaaaataaatattagcaACTGagttatcaaaaacaaaaatcagcAATTGTACGAATAATAATATTGATATGGTTAAGAAATCACATTCAACCGAGCTATTGAATAACCTTATGCATAGCGCTtatagaaaaaggaaaagagatgtaccaaaagaagaagaaaaaaaggaaaagagataTATCAAAAGAATCTTAAAATATGAAGATGCATGTTTCACACTACTGCTGAGCATTATTATtccttgatttattttttattttttttaaaaaaaaaaagaagaagaagaaaacactgtatgaaagaaattttttttttggttaagatATGAATGTGAATTTTCTAATGTATCTTAATATTTGgagtgtaaaattgattttgatatgattGATCACTCTCAAACATAATAATTTTGACTCCACGATTGACTATGATTGAAGCAAAAAATTAGAGCttttgattttagaatttattttacatgccgatttattttatattaatgtattcaaacataaataattttaccTTCATATCACTTTTAACAAGAATAACTTTACCTTCACATCACTTTTAACAAGAACTAATTAagtcataatcaatttttatcaattaagtcaaaatcaatttttatcggTAGTAGAGGAGGCTTCTAGGGCGCAATCTTGGATGCTACATGATCATATTTTGAGAGACAATCTAATATGTGGTATGGACTCGGATTTTGATAATGCTTTGAATGGTCTTCGTGGTACGATTTCAAATTTTGACATTATCAGTTTTACTTGCAAGGACACCGTCCTTCCTAAAGCACATGTTTTAGCGAGTGCTCtttttagtaaaagtgttaAAGATATGGAAGTTAAGTTTGGCATGAACATTAGACAAAAGACAATTTTAGGGTGTTTGCATGCAGCGCATGCTCATGATTTTCTTCTAGCTATCCCGATTGATGAGTTAAGTCAGCATATGTCACGAGTGGAGTATCGTGCTATCCTTAGATATCGCCTTGTGATTCCATTGTTTCCTATTGATAAGGTGTGTCCTGTTTGTCGTAAGGCGTGCCTGAATACTTTTGGGGAGCATGTCGTTCATTGTAAGGAGCTTCTCAGCTTTAAGTATTGACATGACTTTATTAGGGATGTCCTTTTTAATATATTCAAGCGGACAAGAGTATCAGTGAAGAAGGAGACGTTTGTGAACTTTTTAACTGACCCACTAGATAGAAGATTGACGCTTAGGCCTGCAGATGTTATGATGTCCGAATGGACAGGAGGAAAACTTACATATGTGGACTCGACTGAGGTTTTACCACTTGTGGGATTAGGGACATGGTTTTTATGGTAGGATAATCAACCCTATAAGATGCATAAAACAAAATGAGAGAGCGtgttctgacaatcaacatgcttttattccatttgcttttgacactttCAGCTTTCTAACACTAGATGTCgttgaccttctacatagagttcaaaggGTCATGCATAACAATGTCATGTCTCCTAGACCCATAAATATTGTGTTTACAATGATTGATTTTGCCATCCAAAAAGGCTTAACGACACAACTATTGCccgcttgcattttttttttttttgttgtccgGGATTCAAACTCTGCTTGCCTTCTATTCATGTACAAGTAAttcttgatatatatatatatataaaagacaCACCCTTCAATGTTTTGTCACCTTAAAAAGGTGCTGTTAGCAGGCCAACCCGGTTAATTGGACCGGCCCAATTCGAAAGTTGTTTTGAGAATGAATGAACTAACTGggcatacatttttttttctggaaTCCCGAAATTACCCTCTGAATGAAAGGGGCAATTCATTTCCACGTCTACCTCGACCTCTCAGTCTTTGATGCTCAAGActgaaaaaaaactcaaaaagtGTTGGCATTAGGAATTGattgattgaagaagaaatgggAACCCTCGGAAGAGCGATATACAGCGTTGGACAGTTGATTCGAAAAACTGGACAAGCCGTTGATCGCCTCGGTTCTCATCTCCAAGGTGGCTACATCGAAGAACAGCTGTCTAGGCATCGAACCGTGTTGAACATATTTGACAAGGCTCCTGTTATTGATAAGGATGTTTTTGTTGCACCAAGTGCCGCTGTCATTGGAGATGTCCAGATTGGAAAAGGGTCATCAATTTGGTATGGATCTGTATTGAGAGGTAAGGGGACTCATTTCATCAATTagatataaatttcaaaatatttggtTTCAATGATCTAATGCTTTTGCAATCAAATTATTGGTAGTCGTAGTAATGCTTTATGGGTATGTTTGGATttgtttatttgagtttatctaccgacataaaaaaatttaagtgcTTATAGAAACAACCTATGACATgtttataagctgttttcagcttatttccatatgCTCTCTAGgacaacttatgaaaatagcttatacttactttgtccctaattataagactccTTTCAAATTATCATGTGttcattacctttttttttaaaatttggtaATAGTGACTCACAAAACATATACATTAATTATACTACATACTTTTTTAATGTGCGTAAAATGTGTCACAGGGTCTTGTAAATAAGAACGgaattatatgaaaatatgtgtTATAGAATCTtgtaattagggacggaggaagtaatttgtatgaaaatagtttcattttattctatcttttgttataaaaatagcttatacataagcacttctAGTTATAAATGCTAAATTAAGGTGTTTAactaaacaaaatcaattttcatatgAGATACGCTTATTGTAAAACAAAGACAACTATTTTGTGCAACTTCAATAAAGTGTCtttcttatatattttgaaacaatgTTTTCATGGGAAGTTGCATTTTTCTGAACTTGAAAAGTAGATTAAATGTGAAATCTCTGTGAGTCTCTCTCTATACTACTTAATAATTACATGCGGCGAACCGGCAATCATATTTGAACTTAACATTATGGATAGGTGATGTTAACATCATTAGAATTGGAAGTGGAACTAACCTACAGGATAACTCCCTGGTGCATGTTGCAAAGTCAAATTTAAGTGGGAAGGTGTTGCCTACTATTATCGGGGATAATGTTACTGTAGGTGAGTAATATTTTTGCCATGATCAACAAATTGCTACATTGTACGcttaaattgaaatttcaaatttcaaatgtaTAAAATTTCACGGAGCAGGTCATAGTGCTGTTTTACATGGTTGCACTGTTGAGGATGAGGCTTTTGTTGGTATGGGTGCAATTCTACTTGATGGCGTCGTCGTTGAGAAAAATGCCATGGTTGCTGCTGGAGCCCTTGTGAGGCAGAATACAAAGATTCCATCTGGCGAGGTATGTCTAAGGTGGCTGTATATTGTCTGGTACCACTTATTGAGATTTAGGATTGTGTACGGTATAGTAGAGCCAGAGTTAGCCTTAGGTCACTGGTTTGAATCCGGCAGGTCGGCCCAAATTGGTAGAGCCAAAGTTATCAAAGAATAgaagtaaaagaaagaaagcaGATAGAGATAGAGAATGATGATGGGAATAGAattctgttattttttttacagagagaATTTTCTTTTCACAACTGTCAACAGTTTTACAAATGAATATCAATGAATAAATCTCTTATTCCTCTAGGAACCTCCCTCCTAAGAATAAGCTTGCAAAATAGGAGGGCAGTTGGGTTCCTAACACTGTACATGTTAGTCTAGCtgtttttttgtaaataatattcattacTGAGTGAACATACTACACTGTCAGTCTAGGACTAGGGGATTCAATTATATTCTGTTTTGTATAGTTTATGGATTTTTTCATAGAATTTTTTTAGTGATATACTTTAGTTACTTAGATAATTTTAGAATAAATATTGTAGCATTGAAGTCGTTTAGTTACTTAGATAATTTTAGGATAAATATTATGCATTCTTTGAGTTACTtttcatcattatttttttgtgttattattttaaattttacccGACAATCTTGTTATATTTTTGTATCCAAGAGTTTTCTGCAACATAAAGCATTAAAgctattgttttttttccttaaaatttgaaattcaccTATTCTGTCTTATAGCTgctattttgttatttttgtgtcAACACTAGCACTATGGCTTCCATCACCATGACAGTATGACACCTACAGCCACAACAAATTTTGTTTACTGTGAGAGTATGACTTTGGCTCTAAAGTAAACCCCTAGAAAATAAAGATATGACAGAAGACACATGATATGACACCAACTTAgagatataataaattttagacttaaTTGCACTCTTGGGCCCCCAAGTTTCACAATTGTGCGATTTGGCCCcaattttaaaatgagagaTTTTGACCCCTCAACTTTATCTATCCTCTTTTGCATTTACTAGTCCTCCATGCACATTTTGACCAAACAACGCTGACGTGTCTAATTTTATTGATGTGTCATCTCCACGTGTTTGCCAACATGGAAActaacatttaaaataaaattaaaataaagaaaacattcTTTTTCACTCTCACTCTCCCATTTTTACTCTCACACTCCCTTCATACCCTTTTAATTTCACCCAATAGAATGAGCGAGTGAACTTGACTATGTTGGCAAACGCTTCTTTGACTAAGTTGCAAACAGACTCCCACAttctagttttatttttctatgaACATACTCATTGGCGATTGGCGACAGtttgaaaattcttcattgactttttttttttgaaattagaaGGGTAAGAAGGGAGTGTGAGAGTGAAAAAGAATGGAGGTTTGATGTGGAGGTGGAAAGAGGAAGGAAAAGGaggatttttatttattttttaaaatgttaattttcacGTTGGCGAAGACATGGAGATGCACATCATTAAATTAGTCACGCTAGTGTTTTTTGGTCAGAATGTGCATTGGGATTAGTAAATGCAAAAGGGGTAATGTTGAGGTGTCAAAACCGCTCATTTTAAACTTGGTGGCCGAAATCGCTTAATTCTGAAACTTGGggggtcaaaagtgcaattaagcctaaatttattattataggACATGCCATGgctttaatataatatattaaatttagcataaaataacattaaaagaATCTTAAATTAGAAAAGGTACTGAATGTTTTAAAAGTGAGCAAGTCATTGTAGACATGAGTGAAGTGCTATTATTTTATAATGGTTGTTGGGGTATTCTCatctatatatgtataaaaattcaaatgtaaAAGTAAAATATGGTGAAATGCAGCCAGGAGCATCCAAAGTGTATGACATGGATACATGTTAAGTTTTCCCATGTGAGTAAATCTACCGGTTTGAAATTTCTTTGCTTCCTTGCTAAATCTTCATCTTTCTTAAATAGATCCAAATCCAGGTTCCTAAATCTTCACTCTTGAGTTGCATGGTTTTTTTTATACCTGCTTATGCATCTTTTCACaagatttttatgtttttcctGTTGGAAAAGATCTAATAAATATGGCCAATTCTTGAGCTGCATGGATGATGATCTTTGTCAAGGATTCTCTTGTTGTTCCTGTTGTTTGTTCTGTACTCTTTTTCCCTTGAAAGATTTTATCCCTTTGGTTTTTTTCTGACAAGGTTTTTAATGAGGCAGATGCCAAGTTTCCTTGGTTATTTTGGCTTgggttttggtctagtccccCCAAGTGCCTAtgtatctttctttttatttcaatgATATCTCTTGAGTGTTGGAGTTTATAGGTGACAACTAAGGGGTGCCAACATAGTTGGGATGTCTTGGTTTCTTGCCTCTGCACTCTTTTATGTCTAAAGCAAAAAGTCAGATACGTCTTGCACCATGCACATACTTGTTTCCACCATTGGATCAATAAGTCGTACCCTTGGATCAATTGTGATTTGATGTGACTTGTTGATTCAACGGTAGAAAACAAACTTGTGCATGGTGCTAGACTTATTTATTTGTGCACATTAGACAAAGCcaagaaatatatatagtttaaccTTCTATTGAATTTAAAACATCATCTGAAA
It encodes:
- the LOC25490201 gene encoding uncharacterized protein, encoding MMMRERTLIPTFVFWAFLTLITPTLILLSENSKADLELNGNITETMKVRRMIGHTQSNIIRTAPLPAKSVVEDELAPAPAATVSLLPLPTSSHSHHNQTDLILSNRNSTDYDASKVQVQVKQMSNSQLLELSETTPKSNGKNM
- the LOC25490202 gene encoding gamma carbonic anhydrase 1, mitochondrial, whose amino-acid sequence is MGTLGRAIYSVGQLIRKTGQAVDRLGSHLQGGYIEEQLSRHRTVLNIFDKAPVIDKDVFVAPSAAVIGDVQIGKGSSIWYGSVLRGDVNIIRIGSGTNLQDNSLVHVAKSNLSGKVLPTIIGDNVTVGHSAVLHGCTVEDEAFVGMGAILLDGVVVEKNAMVAAGALVRQNTKIPSGEVWAGNPAKFLRKLTDEEIAFISQSATNYTNLAQVHAAENSKSYEEIEFEKVLRKKYATKDEEYDSMLGVVREIPPELILPDNVLPDKAKKALKI